Within Oryzias melastigma strain HK-1 linkage group LG23, ASM292280v2, whole genome shotgun sequence, the genomic segment atttgttaccttttatggagacatttgtgtttttgatacccattatttcctttaatttacctttatgttaggccccacACCCCTAGACCACATGGGGCGTAACAAGGTGTGTGGGGTGGAGGTGTGTGGGGTGGAGGTGTGTGGGGTGGAGGTGTGTGGGGTGGAGGTGTGTGGGGTGGAGGTGTGTGGCGTGGAGGTGCACGCGTGAAGGTGTGCGGCGTGGAGGTGTGGAGTGGAGGTGCGGCGTGGAGGTGCGGCGTGGACCTACGCTCCCCCTGCTTCTTGATCTTCAGCGTGACCGTCTCCCCCGCCTGCTGCAGCAGACTGATGGCCTCGCTCAGCGGCTTCCCCTTCAGGCTGCTGCTGTTGATGGCCAGGATGCGGTCGCCCACGTGAATGGCGCCCGTCCTGCAAACacaacattgtttttacagatttaaagcGGATCTTTGTCTcctcaatactttttttaagcattttataaagttttaaaatcccTCAAAGTAAACATCACAACGGAGGAAATCAGATGATCggacaggaaacagaaaacctgattggatttttagtttttacattttatttattcaaaccgactttatttaaactgatcCATCAAAATCccactttgattttctttagtcttttttttttcttgtttgcagaAATATTGTTATATGTTTTAActcaaaaatgtcttaaagttgttgtttgtttgaaactttcatCACTgcagtaaaagtttaaaaaattccaGAACAAGTTTGATCAGAAACACTTTGAAAGAATCTGAAAATACTGATGGTTCTTCATGTTttgaccagcagggggcgtcCTTTCTCATCTCTGACGTCATAGGGGGTGTGTACCTCTCAGCCAGCCCCCCTTTGCTCAGCGAGGAGATGATGATGGGGTCGAAGGGCTCCTCGGTGCCGGAGATGGTGATTCCCAGTGGGCCTCCGTACCTCTGCAGCTCCACGGTGTAGATGATGCTGCCGGACACCTCCTGCTCGTCTGAGGGAGAGGGAACACGGTTAGACCGGCCTCTGAACCTCCTGAAGAGGAGGACgatcagaaaacatttagctggACGTCTGGAGACGCTGGAATGTTCCCTCAGGAGATTCTGAGGGAGAATGGACCCAGAACCCAGGAGGTCTGTCAGAACCTCAGAACACAGACCTCGGTGCTTCATCCCACAACATCCTGAAGCCCAGGACGTACCGGAGTTGTCTTCGTCTTTGCGGATCTTCAGCTTGACCAGCTCCTCGCACTGCTGCAGGATCTGGACGGCCTCCTCCATGGAGCAGTTCTCCACCCGGATGTTGTCGATGGCCAGCAGCTTGTCTCCCAGCTCCAGCGTTCCCgtcctgaaggaggaggagcatcaGAGGTAAGAGGGAGGTGTGGGCGGTCCCTAACCCCACCCAGTGGGCCGGACCGGGCCTCACCTGTGAGCCACGCTGCCCTTCTTGATGTCTGAAATGATCAGAGGGTCTCCGGGCTTCCTGTTGGACGGTGCTGCGGGGACACAGACGGAGAGTGAGAGCCCGAACCTCCACCCAAAACCCCCGTCCGGACCCACACCTGAACCTCCACCCAAAACCCCCATCCGGACCCACACCTGAACCTCCACCCAAAACCCCCATCCGGACCCACACCTGAACCTCCACCCAAAACCCCCATCCAAACCCACACCTGAACCTCCACCTGAACCCACACCTGAACCTCCACTCGTACCTCCACCCCGAAACACACCTGTACCTCTatccaccccccccccaccacacacacacacacacacttacagctGATGGTGATTCCAAGCTCCACCCCCGGCTTCTTTGGCAGCTTGACGTGGAATGTTCCTGAACTGGGAACCACGGACTCTGAGACACACAGGTGAGGTCGGGTCAGAACATCAGAATCACAACAACAGACTCACTCACACAcccaccccccccacacacacacacctgcgaCGTCGAACTCGATCTCCAGCGTGAGCTGCGCCGTGATGGAGGAGTCTCTGAGCAGCTGGTTGGTTTCCTCCAGGGTGGAGTCTTCGGTCGGGACGCCGTTGATGGACAGGATTCTGTCTCCGATCTGCAGGATGCCACATCTGCACAAACACAGTTACACACAACAGCTGAGTCTGCATGACGAGGAGGAATCCCAGCTGACAGGAAACCATCAAAATGCTGCTTCACATGAACTCAGCAATTATAATACATTATGAAACAGTAGAATCTTCATAGGAATTTggttttatctttaaatcttttggttcatttttccATCCGTCTCCTAAACGTCCTGCTGGAGtcgtggggttgctggagcctatcccagctactaaTGGGTGGAGGCGGGGCTTCCTCTGAACGGTTCTCCAGTTCTTACGTTTATTTAGGCTTCTGCCTAACCACTGAACCTCTGGATCCTGTTTCTGGACCGGAGGAGGAATCCGAACAAGAACCATCAGAACACACAAACTCCAGAAccctgctgggatttgaaccttcacACTGCGAGGTGAgcgtgctaaccactacaccacagtgcaGGACTTCAATAAACATCTGAGTTCTGTGCGTTGATTCATGAACCAAGACGTTTCCCCTCATCCCTCCGGTTCCGGTCCGTTCTCAGATCCTCACCTTTCAGCCGGGCTGTCTGGGTCGATGTAGGCGATGAGCGGCGGCGATGACAGCGTCTCCGTGGCGAAGACTCCGCCCTGCAGCTGCAGGCCGAAGCCCATGATGCCGTCGCCCACCAGCATGACCTCGGTGGTCTCGGTGTGGACCACCTGACCGGCGAGCCCCACGGTGCTGGAGGCCAGGGACACTAGGAGGAGCAGAACCATCAGTCCTGATTCTGGGttctgggggtggggggttagaGGACTCACAGGAACTCTTGAAGTCCTTCTTCTTGGCCTTCCTCCTCATCATGGTGCTGCGGGGGCTTGTGGGATACATGTTCCGGGGCAGGGTGCTCATGTTGAGGGACGAGAGACTGTAGGCTGACATGGATCCAGGAGAGAACGAGTGGCTgagagctgcagacagacagagagagagacatGTTGGGGGGGGCTCGACCCACACAGGGAGGCGGGGAGAGAGGCGGACATACGAGGGTTGTTTGCATGGCGGTGGTGCGATCTGGCACCTGATTGGTCGGGATGGTACGTGTTGTAGTGGTAGGGAGGGAGGACAGGGGCGGAGCCTCCAGTTTCCCAGGGGAGAGGGCGGGGACTACGCTGCACCTTGACTATACATAAACATACACATAAACAAacaggaggggggagggggtcaGGACAGGtggagaggtcaaaggtcatgcAGGGTTCAAGGTTCCCAGCAGGAATATGAATCCTGTTCCAAACATGCTGGATGTTCCTGGTGATGCATTCAGGGTCTGTTAGGTCGTTGTGTGTAACTGGATCTTGTTATGAGGCATTTAGGATCTCGTGTGTTTCCTCATCTGTAGCACAGGTGGTGTGTAGGTGGTGTGTTCAGGGCCTGTTGACCGGAGTGTTGTGCATCTAAGTCTGGACCGTGTTGTGGTGCATTCAGGGCCCATTCTACATGCAGGTTTGTACAATGTTATCATGTTTTCAAGGCCTGTTATTTATGCATGTTTGTCCCATGTTATGATGCGTTCAGGGCCCTTTGTAAATGCATGTTACGTTGTGTTCAGGGACTGATTTAAATGCATGTCTGTAACCTGTTGTGGTGCGTTTCAGGGTCCGTTGTTCAAGTGTGTTTTCCACATTGTGGTGCGTTCAGGACCTGTCGTTCATGCGTGTTTAACTATGTTACGTTGTGTTCAGGGCCTGTCGTTCATGCGTGTTTTACCATGTTACGTTGTGTTCAGGGCCTGTCGTTCATGCGTGTTTTACCATGTTACGTTGTGTTCAGGGCCTGTCGTTCATGCGTGTTTTATCATGTTGCGGTGTGTTCAGGGCCTGTCGTTCATGCGTGTTTTACCATgttgtggtgcgttcagggcCTGTCGTTCATGCGTGTTTTACCATgttgtggtgcgttcagggcCTGTTGTTCATGTGTATTTGTAGCATgttgtggtgcgttcagggcCTGTTGTTCATGTGTATTTGTAGCATGTTGTGGTGCGTTCAGAGCCTGTCGTTCATGCGTGTTTTACCATGTTGCGGTGCGTTCAGGGCCTGTTGTTCATGTGTATTTGTAGCATGTTGTGGTGCGTTGAGAGCCTGTCGTTCATGCGTGTTTTACCATGTTGCGGTGCGTTCAGGGAATGTTCGTTCATGTATATTTGTAGCATGTTGTGGTGCGTTCAGAGCCTGTCGTTCATGCGTGTTTTACCATGTTGCGGTGCGTTCAGGGCCGGTCGGGCCTGGTGTTGGGGTAGAATCTCCAGCCGGACGGTCTGACAGGCAGCAGACAGCAGCTGTGTAGCTTCAGCCAGAGAACAAAACTCCATCGATTTGCCGTCAACAGAGAGAATGTGATCGCCTGCATGAAGAGCaccacacctacacacacacacacccacacatcacacacacacacacacacatcacacacacacacacatcacacacacatcacacACACNNNNNNNNNNNNNNNNNNNNCACACccacaccacacacacacacacacacacatcacacacacacacacacacatacgcagaaacacaaagacttGAGTTCCCTCCTTCCTAACTATATCACCATCAAACATATGTGAATAATGATTGGATGTTGGAAAAACAATCGCAGGTGTAACAGGTGTGTTTGttgttgaccaatcagagcagAGAGATCCTTACAGACAGGAGCAGAACAGGAAGTTACTGCAGAGGTGTGTTCTACCTGTCTGCGATGCTGGCGGGTTTGACTTTGTCGATGACGATGACCTGTTTGTTGCAGAACATGGAGGTGGAGAGGGCCACTCCCAGACTGGAGCCGGTTGCCTTGGCGACTTCAACCAGTAGAGGGCCGGAGGCTGTAGCGACAGAGTCTGAGGAGAGAAAACAatcctaaaatgttttgatatcagaagaatttatttttaagccttCAGAAATGAGGACATGTGGTGCCCACATCTCACTACTCCTCCACCATGCTTGAGGATGTTCTCAAAGCCTTTGAGCTTTGGTTCATCCAGAACACTCAGTGAGGCCTGTAGGTCTTCTTGAACATCTGTGCCTGACAAGAGCCGCGTTCAGGAATTAATTAGGCCCCGAGCAGGACATGTGCCCCGACAAGAACCAGGCCCAGACGGTAGCCTTGTCCCAACAGTAGTCGTGCCCGACACTAACCTTGCCCTGATAGTCACTTTTACCCCGACAGAGGCCTTGCCCCAACTCTGAAATGAGCCCCATCCTGACAGCCTTTCCCAACAGTAGCATTGCCCTGACGGTACTCGCACCCCAACTAAGGCCTTGCTCTGACAATAGTCTTTCCCTGATGGAGCTTTACCCCAAAAGTGCCCCTTCCCCGACATGAACCGCACCCCAACAGTAGCCTTTTTCTGAAAGTTGCCTTGCCCCAACGGTACTCTTTCCCCAACAGTAGCCTTGCCCCAACTCTGAAATGAGCCCCATCCAGAAGCCTTGCCCCGACGATACTCGCACCCAGACTAAGGCCTTGCTATGACAATAGTCTTTCCCTGACAGTAGCTTTACCCCGATGGTGGCCCTTCCCCGACATGAACGGCACCCCAACAGTAGCCATGCCCCGAGTGTAGCCGCACTCCATGAGTAACGGCACCCCGACAGTAGCCACGCCACAACAGGAACCCCGCCATGACAGGAGCTGGCCCTGACAGGAACCGTATCCCGACAGGAACCCCGCTCTGAAAGGAGCCCCATCCTGATAGGAACCCTGACCCAGCAGGACACGCGCCCCAGCAGGAGCCTCGCTCTAACACGCCTCACATTGGAACAAACTTTGATGCACACTGAAGGATCAAATGTTCTTTTCCAAAGAAGCCCAAACACCATCATGACCCTGAGATTCTGTGACCTGTGCAGCGCTGTGGACTGACCCATGACTGACACGTCGTACTCGATCAGCAGCGTGGCTTCCTGCCCGCACTGCTTCAGGATGCTCAGGGCCTCGGACAGCGTGCTGCCGTGGAGACGAATCCCGTCGATGCTCAGCAGGCGGTCTCCTGGTTTGACGGTTCCCTCCCTGCAGAGAGAGCATGCTGATTGTACGGAAGCCTCTCTGGGACAAAACACCTCCTGCACAGAGAATGTTGGTACCTGTCGGCCGGTCCGCCGGGCCTGATGGTCGTTATGACAATGGGGCGGGACTTATTCCTGTCCTCACTGGCTCCGCCTCTGATGACGAAGCCGAAGCTGTTTCCTTCTTTGTGCAGCGTGACCTCCACGGTCTTGAAGACAACTCCTGACCCCTGCACAGCTGTGACACCCCCGACCCATCAGCGCCAGGCCCGTACCCCCCCCACACCAACCCTGGCGCCGCACACTTACAGACGGGCGGCAGCTCGTACTCCACCTCCAGCACCACTCGCTCGCCCACGTTCTTCAGCAGGCTGATGATCTCGTCATGCCGGAACTTGGCCAGGTTGATGCCGTTAACCGAGCGGATGTAGTCGCCCACGTTCAGCTGGTCGCTCCTGAGAAAGCAGATGGAAACACCGCCAGTCAGAAGGTTAGGGGGCAATGGGCTGAAGAACAGGGGCACAGAGGTGGGAGCATCATGGTGAGGGATACTCAGAAAACCGTCGGTGGCTTTAAGAGAAATGAAACATGTTCAGGAAAAGAGGAAATCTGGTGGGTCTTTGGTAGAATCCGATCAGATCTGATCAACTCTCCCTCAATTATATTGATCGGAATCCTGATTGAAGCTGCTGAAAGACGATCAGGAGCAGTCTGAGTGTAGCAGAGGTGCAGCAGCTCAGAGTTCTTCTGAGGTGTTTGCTAAACTTGACTATAAGTGACGCTTTGTTTTGGAAATCTGGGAGCGTGCTTCCTGTCTGCTGGATCCggaccagaggtctgcagttTCAACGCTTAACGAGACATTCAGGTTAATTATTCACAGACAACAACCTTCATCGAATTTGTATTTATGATATTgttattttgataaatgtaaattaactttttttttcataaaaaaaaacataaatatatgtaaaatgaGCCTTTTATTAACTTTTGACAGCCATTCACCAcctcccttcaaaataaaagacaccaaaGGATCAGTGGAGCgaaatgtcagcagtgattaaaaaatctgtttatttgactttttgtggTGCATTTCAGtgagaaatttgtaaatctaacaaaccaaaatgaaatcggagctaattaagtgaccttTACTGTATATTTCAAACCTAAAAACTAttcaattgttaaaaaaatagaaaatctgctacGTAATTCTGACTGTCTTCACTGCTTTCTGGCCTCAACGTTTTAAGTGGCACATTTTACgtgactttttaaatgtaaactttttatttttctgtgaccACAGAGCCACAGTGGAGAAGTCAAAGAAGAAGTTCACGAACTCATCCTGACTCAATGTTTCTCCACAGGGagtaaatgttttcataaaacacaataagaaatgATTCCAAATGTAAACTTTCATAGATGTTGTCTTCTGGATGAAGTCTGTGGATTCTGTGCAGCAGAAAATGATCATGAAGCATGGAGGGAAGGGagcgatggatggatggagggatggagggatagatggatggagggaagggagcgatggatggatggatggagggacggagggatggagggacggatggatggacggatggatggaNNNNNNNNNNNNNNNNNNNNNNNNNNNNNNNNNNNNNNNNNNNNNNNNNNNNNNNNNNNNNNNNNNNNNNNNNNNNNNNNNNNNNNNNNNNNNNNNNNNNNNNNNNNNNNNNNNNNNNNNNNNNNNNNNNNNNNNNNNNNNNNNNNNNNNNNNNNNNNNNNNNNNNNNNNNNNNNNNNNNNNNNNNNNNNNNNNNNNNNNNNNNNNNNNNNNNNNNNNNNNNNNNNNNNNNNNNNNNNNNNNNNNNNNNNNNNNNNNNNNNNNNNNNNNNNNNNNNNNNNNNNNNNNNNNNNNgggagggatggatggatggatggatggagggatggagggacggatggatgatggatggatggatggatggacggatggatggagggatggagggagcGTTACCTGGCAGCGATGCCTCCCTGACGCAGGTTTGAAACCCGAGGTTTCCCGTCCTTGTCGATGCCGCCCGACACCGTCAGCCCCAGCGTGGTTCCCTCCTTCTTCATCAGCTCCACCAGCGTGCAGCCGCGAAACTCGTCTGCAAACACGAGCGGGAGGAGATGAGGAGAACGCCATCCTGCTCTGTCCAAATCCGTTCTGGATTATTCAGGACAGACGTTTTCACACGGAGGATTATTGAAGAAGGAAACTCTTAAATGTTCTGATCCTGCTCAGATCCAGCACCAAGCAGAACCCTCTGAACCACCAACAGTCTGGACCAGATCTGGACCGACGTGGAGTCTGGAGTCTCTGCGGTTCACGGAGAAATCTCCGACTCAGATCTGGAGACTCTGAGGGTCACAGTGTTTCTGGGATCTAGAGGATCTTTATGAGATCAAACCAGGATCAGCTTAAAAAgaagattgtaaatttgaaaaaaaaaagaaatctgaaagcactttgaaacttgaaaatacatttttaaaacttgaaggaatgattgaacatttggaaaaatgttgaaaatttaaaaaaaaatattgaaaatattaaaaatttgaaaaaaaatgtaaatttcaaacttgtataaaaaaactgtaaacaaataaaaaaataatttgaaacgtGAATAAAAAAGCTGCTACCAAATGAATCTtgaattaatagaaaaaattacaaaataaaaaagaaatttaaacttaaaaattgaattaacaaaaaaaagttacaaagaaataatttgaaacttgaataaaaaactgttaaataaaaaatatatttacatttttcctttgttCGTTTCTCATTCTTTGCTCCCAGTTCTCtaatttttcatattattttttcaaaattcaatcATTGCTTCaagtttctgtattttcaaatttCCAATCTGTGTTTTCGTTCACGTAAACCTGATTTGAGTGATGAATGAACATGACGTTTCTGACCTAAAGTGACTTTAAACATTTGAAGGAGCGATCAGACGGAGGAGAAGGACGGCGTTACCTGGAATGCTCTGCCTCCTGATGGCCAGAGCGCCATCTGGAGGTCGAGAGCCGCCGGAGTGTTTGGTGTACGGACCTTCATCTGCAAAGACAAGAACCAAATGGAGATGTTAGGATCTGGACCTGAGGAAGACACGCAGAACGCACCGTTTCATTGGCTGACGAGTCTTTTCACAGATAACATGTTCTGCTGATTCGGAGTCGCTCCTCTGCATGTTTTTCCACGCTGACCTGCTCCTCTTCAGCTCTTTATCCTGGATCTTTAACAGACTCTTCCAAACCAAACATTTCGATTCAATCCTCAGATTTCTGAGTTTTCATCTCCTCTTCTGACCAAACTATCTCAGTTCTGGAGGTTCTCTGAACTCACCTGCAGAACTTCCACCACAGAAGCTCATTTCCATCCTCAGCTAAACCAGACTCAGCAGTTCTGACTCTGTTTCAGTCTGAACAGTCCTGGATTTGGTTTCTCCTCCACAACCTACAGCCGTCATGAGAGCTCCAACCAAACCCCACAAGAACGAGACAGACTGGAAACTAGACCGACGCCATCGGTCCGCTGGGAGATGCTGCTGACGCCGCCTCACATCCGGGTCTGGAGGAGGCTCCGCCTCTCACCTTCATTCATCACGACCTGAATGAAATGTTGATTAAAGCGGGAAACTCACTTTCTGGTGCTTCCTGCTCTTCTTCCTGCGcctcgatcttttattttggcggTCTGTTTCGCTCTAGATCAGTGTGACCAGCAACACACACACGCCTGTTTTTGTGACTCCAGAGGACCTCCAAACGCTGAAGCTCCTGAGCATCAGAACCGGACCGCACCGAGTCCGCTTCACCGTTTCACATCTGCAGCTTGCATAATTAACCGCGGCGGCGCCACAAGCCGCCTcccagcatcagcagcagcgATCGGCGTGAAGATGAAAgcctcctcctcatcctgcaGATGTAGGACAGCAGCACGCGGCGCCTTgttctcacatgcacacacgccAACGTGCACAGACCAGAGGGGGAGGGCCCCTGATCATGTATGAAGATGTGGGAGATTAAAAAGGTGGGGGCGCAGGTGTACCGTGACAGAGCGCTCTGTGGTTCTGAGGGATTACAGCTGAAAATCTGACCTTAAATCTGGATTTAGAACACGACTGCTCAGGTTTGTTCACCTGAGTGAGGAGGACGGTTCATTCTGGGGGTCCACCTTTTATGAAGGTCCTTATGGacaaaaacacaggaaatgaTCATAGAAACGAGAGAACCGATCAGTTTTTTACAGACGATGCTCTCTTGTTTCCAGAGCATCTCAGCCGTCACCGGAGGTTTGAACTCCTGGATTCAGGAAACGGTGGACCACCGCGTCCAGGTGACACGTTAGAGCAGGTGAGGCATGAGAACCTGATCATAAACATGAACGCTCCTGTGAGCAGTGAGTGATGCAGAACAGCAAAGGCAGAGATGGGATGATGTTTACTCAGAACCCAACAGAACCGGCAGGAACATGTCTCCTGAGCGCCGATCTGCGGCCACGCCCCAACTGAAGCTGCTGTGAGCTTCTCAGCCTCCACAGCCTAAAAGTGAGTTCCTGTCCATGGAGACTAGCTGTGACGTGAGGATGCTGCATCTTTAATGTTTATGAGGACATGCTCAGACATCTGTGACTCCACTGCAGCGCTCTGACCGACGGGGAAGAGAGGAAGTCCTGGTGAAGGTCGACGGAGACCTGAGGAACTCTCCAGAACTCCAGAATGACCCCAATAAGAGCGGGAAACCTTCAGATACACGAAAAGGAACAATCAGGAGATTTACGGTTCTGTGGCGGTCCAAACGGACCTTCTCCGTCCTCCATCGGATCGGGTTTCCTGCACCGACTCCAAACCCGGAGTGTCAACCTCAATCACACgaggggccgaaatccaaaacacgccttagatgaacatgataaacatttactgaactcaCCACGTCACCACAGTTCAAAGCTTTAAAGGCTCCAAAAACGTCCGACCAGAAACATGAACACAGAGTCCAACAGAATCCAGAGGAGAACCTTCAGCACCTTCAGGT encodes:
- the grip1 gene encoding glutamate receptor-interacting protein 1 isoform X1, which translates into the protein MERFMALLRLLSRRRRGRRYRADDDYQEGYEDVYYYTSKYSTHLLNEGPYTKHSGGSRPPDGALAIRRQSIPDEFRGCTLVELMKKEGTTLGLTVSGGIDKDGKPRVSNLRQGGIAARSDQLNVGDYIRSVNGINLAKFRHDEIISLLKNVGERVVLEVEYELPPVSVQGSGVVFKTVEVTLHKEGNSFGFVIRGGASEDRNKSRPIVITTIRPGGPADREGTVKPGDRLLSIDGIRLHGSTLSEALSILKQCGQEATLLIEYDVSVMDSVATASGPLLVEVAKATGSSLGVALSTSMFCNKQVIVIDKVKPASIADRCGALHAGDHILSVDGKSMEFCSLAEATQLLSAACQTVRLEILPQHQARPALNAPQHVKVQRSPRPLPWETGGSAPVLPPYHYNTYHPDQSGARSHHRHANNPPLSHSFSPGSMSAYSLSSLNMSTLPRNMYPTSPRSTMMRRKAKKKDFKSSLSLASSTVGLAGQVVHTETTEVMLVGDGIMGFGLQLQGGVFATETLSSPPLIAYIDPDSPAERCGILQIGDRILSINGVPTEDSTLEETNQLLRDSSITAQLTLEIEFDVAESVVPSSGTFHVKLPKKPGVELGITISSPSNRKPGDPLIISDIKKGSVAHRTGTLELGDKLLAIDNIRVENCSMEEAVQILQQCEELVKLKIRKDEDNSDEQEVSGSIIYTVELQRYGGPLGITISGTEEPFDPIIISSLSKGGLAERTGAIHVGDRILAINSSSLKGKPLSEAISLLQQAGETVTLKIKKQGELSSPKTCIIGPGLGAGLNHENQDGEEEPVITVAPPTAQRAFSTLPSVDSDVESWDGSNVDSSFSGTMPPFQYSFHDWRHLKTNNSQTSSARQRANPLSDLGLSDEDWDRPLLGGFNVGHDGTEPDQEENFWSQALEDLETCGQSGILRELEATIMSGSTLSLNHDPTPLRSTLGRQASFQERSNSKPQVTPRSNTLPSDPQRRAFAMRKMRQEVNDILNQNPVELHKLVLEKSSDLEDFGFSVSDGLLDRGVYVNNIRPGGPAEKGGLCAYDRILQINHVRTRDFDCCLVVPLIAESPNRLELVISRNPSSSPATMTNHNNGATNCSPAPQPTGDAVGPSELCTDHVDEGGPIKWNQPGDGLGAGLGSVTNSSL
- the grip1 gene encoding glutamate receptor-interacting protein 1 isoform X2 → MPGWKKNIPACLQPDPEGDEGPYTKHSGGSRPPDGALAIRRQSIPDEFRGCTLVELMKKEGTTLGLTVSGGIDKDGKPRVSNLRQGGIAARSDQLNVGDYIRSVNGINLAKFRHDEIISLLKNVGERVVLEVEYELPPVSVQGSGVVFKTVEVTLHKEGNSFGFVIRGGASEDRNKSRPIVITTIRPGGPADREGTVKPGDRLLSIDGIRLHGSTLSEALSILKQCGQEATLLIEYDVSVMDSVATASGPLLVEVAKATGSSLGVALSTSMFCNKQVIVIDKVKPASIADRCGALHAGDHILSVDGKSMEFCSLAEATQLLSAACQTVRLEILPQHQARPALNAPQHVKVQRSPRPLPWETGGSAPVLPPYHYNTYHPDQSGARSHHRHANNPPLSHSFSPGSMSAYSLSSLNMSTLPRNMYPTSPRSTMMRRKAKKKDFKSSLSLASSTVGLAGQVVHTETTEVMLVGDGIMGFGLQLQGGVFATETLSSPPLIAYIDPDSPAERCGILQIGDRILSINGVPTEDSTLEETNQLLRDSSITAQLTLEIEFDVAESVVPSSGTFHVKLPKKPGVELGITISSPSNRKPGDPLIISDIKKGSVAHRTGTLELGDKLLAIDNIRVENCSMEEAVQILQQCEELVKLKIRKDEDNSDEQEVSGSIIYTVELQRYGGPLGITISGTEEPFDPIIISSLSKGGLAERTGAIHVGDRILAINSSSLKGKPLSEAISLLQQAGETVTLKIKKQGELSSPKTCIIGPGLGAGLNHENQDGEEEPVITVAPPTAQRAFSTLPSVDSDVESWDGSNVDSSFSGTMPPFQYSFHDWRHLKTNNSQTSSARQRANPLSDLGLSDEDWDRPLLGGFNVGHDGTEPDQEENFWSQALEDLETCGQSGILRELEATIMSGSTLSLNHDPTPLRSTLGRQASFQERSNSKPQVTPRSNTLPSDPQRRAFAMRKMRQEVNDILNQNPVELHKLVLEKSSDLEDFGFSVSDGLLDRGVYVNNIRPGGPAEKGGLCAYDRILQINHVRTRDFDCCLVVPLIAESPNRLELVISRNPSSSPATMTNHNNGATNCSPAPQPTGDAVGPSELCTDHVDEGGPIKWNQPGDGLGAGLGSVTNSSL